Genomic segment of Schistocerca piceifrons isolate TAMUIC-IGC-003096 chromosome 1, iqSchPice1.1, whole genome shotgun sequence:
GTTGCACTACTGTCCTATCACCCCAATCAGCCACAGCAGTTTGGGTAGATTGCTTAAATTAACTAATGGCATATGGCTTTACATTTATTTGCTACTAGTCAATATCCATTACATATTACATGTTATGACATTTTTTCGAATTCACAGTGAATTGTTATGTCTGTCTATTTGGCAAGGCAGGCTGTGGATTttatttgtgatttttccttttttttatgatgtggcaaCAATTTCATTCTGCTATAAAATTTCACAGAATCGAAAAATATCCTTGAACCTCAAGCTTCAAAAATTTGGTGATCCAGGATGCGAGTTTGGTTTATGGAGACATTCTATTATAGGGTGTGGGAAAGGGGTAAGCATCTGTCCCCACTAGGTCACCTTGTACACTAAAATAGAAAAGTGGATCTATCTCTTTAACctttattttcaaagtattttaaCTATTTTTCTGTAATTAACTGATGCGGATAACTTTGAAAACATAGatgttttgtgcaataaataaaagCAATTTTAAAAACCTATTCCCTTTATTCAGTTTTGTGTTTTACAGGAACATATTTACTAATTTGTGCTGCTTTTATTTTAACAAAGCCTTCATTATTGATAAGGACTGATTCCTGTATCCTGCACCAAAGTGGTTcctgtaaaaaaaagtaaaaaagaattagcTTTTTCATGGTTTTGATATTCTGGTCACCAATAAAAAGTATCAATGTATTAACAGCTAGTTTCCTCTGATTTACAAAAATGTGGTCAGTGCACTGACACATCTTTGCTAATGTAAAGAAAAAGAATAAGCTGCCAGTtctattaaacaaaaaaattatgtacctattttatttaaaGTGCAAGACATTTCAGTTCCAAGTGCCAGATAAAGGTAGCCTACCAGAAAGCTGATTGGAGGGATATGTATAGTGTGACAAGATGTAAATTCCAAATTTAAAAGTACGGCACTAATAAGATACCCAAAAAGCCTTGATTATAAAAGGAATATAAAGGAAACTGTTTGAAATGTCATGACAACCACAGAATTAAGACTTAACTTAGCATAATcaataataaaattataacatcaaaaataatcaattattgacaatataacgtaaatggatggataaaaaatctactcatcaagcggcAGCAGGAGAATGCCCACACAAAAAGAGCCAGtgtctccttcttctggcagaagagatgAAGGGAATAGAAGAGTGGCgaaaaaaggactggagaggtttagggaaaggggtacagatCAGGAAAGCTGCCCAGAATCCTCGGTCAGGGTATAATTACCGGACAGAATAAGacggaaagattgattgttggggactgcactggatgagatttgaaatccTAAGAGCTTAAAGATTAAAGACAGGGGAATATATAAGAcagaaattactactaaaacattgcgCACGAATTAATAAGTGTGAAAAGCTAACTGTacttgtatgtaacagaggtgggagggggtacggaaaaaaatagacaagtcagaaaattaaagagatagAAAACTAAAATGAAGTGAAGAAAGGTGGTATTACCATGAAAAAATGCTGAGGCAGaaggaattaacgtaaattaaggccagatgggtggTGAGGAACAAACCATGTTGCAGCATTAGTTCCCACCTCCAGAGTTCTGAGAAATGGGTGAATCCAGATGGCATGCATGGTGAAACAGTCAccgaggtcacaactgtcatgtagtagagcatgctctgcaacaggatattgtgtgttgtcgGAATACacactctgcctatgcccattcattctGACTACTAACTgagtggtagtcatgccgatgtaaaaggccgaacagtgtttacataacagctggtatatgatgtgtcatttcacGGGTGCCTCTTCCTTTCATAGtaaatgttttgccagttacagggctggagtaggtggcagcaggaGGGTGCACAGGGTACATCTTGCAGCAGAGACAGTCACTGGAGTAGGAGCCATATGGTACGGAGAGGGGTGTAGAAGGAGCATAGGACACTGAGGAGACTGGGAGGGCGACAACAGGCCATACTAGGTGTGGCAGACAAAAACTCAGACAGATTGCAAGTCATGGCCTTTTCAGAGTAGCTAATTATTCTGGTCTTGAATGAAAAACTTCAGATCACGCCACTTGTCACCAAGTATTATCCTGGTCTCGAATGTAATCAGCTGcttcgacaaggccatgacttcctaaaatcatgtcctgaaatgagatccattctgtctgagattttgcccaccacacctgcAATAGCTTTgcatcaccctcccaatctccataatatccttgtcagactctatgccccttctgcacccatctccctatccTAATGACTGTCCCCACAGCAAGACTTGCCCTAGCACCCTTCTACCcatattccagccctgtaactggtaaAACATATACTATGAAAGGGAGAGGCACCCGTGAaacaacatgtcatataccagctgttatgtaaacactgtcggccttttacatcagcatgactaaaACTCAGTTACTAGTCAGGATgaattttctgacttgtctatctTTTTCCgtaccccctcccacctctgttacatacaagtACAGTTAGCTTTTCACACTTATTAATccgtgcacaatgttttagtagtaatttctgTCTTATATATtcccctgtcttccacctttaagctcctgggatttcaaatctcatccagtgcagtccccaacaatcaatatTTCCTGTTTTTTCTGTCTGGTAAGTGTCCCCTGACCCAGGATTCTGGGTGACttctctgaactgtacccctttccctaaacctctccagcccTTTTTCTTCACCCTACTTCTATCCCCTTCTACTCTTttgtcagaagaaggagccactgcctccaaaagcttgtaaaagttaaccTTTTCGTGTGTGCGTTTTCCTGCtcccacttggtgagtagattttttatctatccatttacattatattgtcaataataaaattaaatctttaTGGCCAATAGTTAAAAGACAAACCAGGAAATCCGTTGTGAAATGAGAGGACTTTGTTAGCAAAGAAAACATTACTATATTTTTACAATAACAAATGAGTGTAATCAGGTAGCCTACACACTTAACGATcgacaatatggaaaggatagattgctactcacctcatAGAGGAGGCGTTGAGTTTCTGACAGGCAAATGAAAATGAATGCTAGGCAAATACCTATATCGGATTAAGTCCTCCATGAGATGTAgaaaacacattcacacacaacTGACACATTGGTCACTGTTATTTCTAGCACAGTTGGGCTTCAGCACTGGGAGATAACAGTGTTGAATATatttagcattccttttcattgTGACAgtctgtgactcaatgtctcctTTCCACAATGAATAGTTATTATTCTTTCCATatagttgttattccatcctggattttccattgtttgacacttaataatcattttctaacagTAGCTCTTAGAAAACAACAAATGTCATGGTGTTGGAGATTGTGCTGGTAACTGGTTTTCatacaatgtaaataaaatgaTGCAGAGTGTTGCATTAAGAAACTCAGGGAGACACACAATCTTCACAATAAGGAATAAGGATTTCAAATGCACCACATGAATCATCACCAAGGAAAAAAGTGTTCGCTGTAAAGAAGCCCATAATGATGGTAACATGTGGTGTCCACTCTAAAATGTCTTGTAGACCACTCTCTTAACAACTGGGAATACTGAAAACAGTATCATTGCACAATCACTACTGTTTTAAGTTTGTCTGACACAATCAAGTgtagtttgaaaataaataaaaattaaaaaaaaaaaaaaaacagtaacattCTCATATATAGTAATAGAAGATGAAATGTGGCACAGAGATGAATGATGTACTAAACTATAAAaattttttatgttgaaaattttgtAGATAATAGATTAACTTCAAACTCAAAGTGAAATCACATTTGGTTGACAACATGTAGCTAACtataaataattttatgcataTGGGAAGGGAGGGCGGTGAGACAGTAGGGTAGgtgaaatgtaatttaaaaattcaTGCAAATGGTCAGCATATTGCCATATTTTTCACTGACAAAGTGGATTATAACTCTAAAATCTGATTCGGTCCATATTGTAGTTAGAGATTGCAATTACGATACATGGGACATGCACAGACAAGTAGGGTTGGGGGTGAAATCTAATTTAAGAAATCAtataaatggtcagcatgttgccatatttttcactgagaaTGTGATATATAGTTGCAAAACCTAATTCGATCCACATCATAGCAAGAGGTTGCAAATACAGTACAAGGAATAGGCAAATAACTAGATGAAATACACCCACCAGCAAAAATGACAATTGGAGCTCAGACAGACTTCCATTGCCACAGTACAGCATCTTTACTGCATGGAAATACgtagaagtgccccccccccccctccccgataaAGCCATATAATAATAACAAAAGGATATTTTACAAGCTGCCAGTTAAATTGTAAGTCTTTAGAATGAACAGCAAAGGATATCCATAGCATTCTGATCATATAGCCTATCTTAGCCTTCAACTTCATGCTTCCACTAATTTTACTTTAAATAGTAATTACTTCAATTTTGCAGAGCAAATGTGCAATTGGATCACACAACATGAATGAAGGTTGACTCAATACATTTCTGAGAGTCATTTAGACAGAGCCCAGTGGCGTTATCCATATACAGTCATAGCAACTTTATTTCGGTCCACGAGGAGGATGAATTGTTACATTTATACAAAACATTTTCCTAGAgttaaatttgttatttcttccTCCTAGTTACCTCCACTTACATGAGTGTTATCTGTATATTCTGAAACATGGTAAACCTAATCCATGTCTGCTTTTAAAGACAACTGCCACTGTTTGTAGAGTTAACTCTTCCTGCCATAGTCATATACCCATACAAATAAATCAACTTTTACACTGATTAATTTCATAAACAGACTTATCAATTTCACCACGGCTCTTGCTCCACGCAACTACCTAACcacagtggccatacaaaaatattATGTGCTATTTTAATCAGAAAGAATAAATGAAACCAACCACAATTATCAGGAGAGCTTTCCAAAGCTGTCCTGGCCCCTTAAGCTTCTTATACAATGAATGAGTGACTGGAAGATTAGATTAGAGGTAGTATTCCTGCCATGTAAACTGGCCAATAGCCTCTCAATCTTAGAAGAGTCCACATTTCTATTCATCAATTTACAGGCCAGATATACTGTACCTCTGGTATAGGCTTTACATTTCAATAAGTTAGATTATTTGTACCACATCCAAAGGAGCTCTCTGACACATCCCTTTCTGCAAAACAATCTTGTCAAGCCATAACCTGCTATACCAGCCATTTTCATTTCAGGAtgtaaataaaaaggaaaattGCAGGTGTACACTCCTTCACCTGCAGATGTATGAAGATGGATCACAGGTACATTTAAAGGTAAGAAAAATCAAACTAGCTTTATGGCTTTCAATCTTATTCTAACTCTagtaaacacacacaacacagaaatAAAGAACACATACATTAAATATCCCTCCAGCTGCTGTAAAAAGCAGGGACTGCAAATACCCTCTTTTTCCATTTTCATGTATCTTATTACTTATCTTTCAACCAACTTCCAACATCACTTCTTAAAATTAGCTCTGCACTTTAACATTGAGATGAGAGTGGAAAGTTTGTGGATGATTTACAAGTTCCAAGTTCATACATGAACAGTATCAACATCCACTGAATTAGGAAGTATCTTAGAGAGCTGTCAAATGAAATTCTGGGAATTCATACTTTTCTGATCTTACTTTCAATAAATTTTGATATCCCAATGTGGAGTTTTAGAAGTAATctgactttttaaatttattttcaagatCTGAAACTTGATTTCTACTGGCAATTTGCTTCTGtagtttctccttttttttttttttttttttttcctttgttcgaTGTTTCACAGTGAAAGAAATTATTAGTTTTGATCAAATACTGTATCTAATATGCTCAATATCTGCAGAGACAGGTGCAATCAGATTTTCTTGATCAGAACCCATGATGGAAAAGCTGAAAATACATTTTGGTATTGCTAAAATATCTTCTTATTTCTCAAGATATTTCTACCATTGGATAAAACTACTTGGTGACATATAGTTATCACTCTCTTCTTGTGAGTTCCAAGGAAATCTGTCTTCCACCACATATTCAAGCATTTTCACACCAGATTGCTTTTAAAAAAATTCTGGTGCACATATTTTGCTTTCTGGACACTCAGTGGTGACTTCTGACAAATTCTGAATAACATACACATACCTCAAAGCTGTGGTGAGGTTTCAATATTCTTTCAGTGTTCAACCCTAAAtgttttctttcaattatttttattcttacacacaaaatacatgattttttaattttatattaaacATGGAATTCTCTCTATAATAATTGTTAAAAATACAAGTTAATATAACATGCATGCAATAAACTCTTTAAAGCAGCAAAAAGTACAGCATTTTAGATCAAACAATGTTTCTGAAACCTACTGACAATATAAATGTAAATGACGAGTTACTATTCctcacacatcaacaaaagtgattCACATGAAGGCAAAGGTCAAaggtgagctttctgtgtgttccttTATTGGTCTATTGCATGTGGAGATCTGTGAGGGTGGTATCTTAGATTGCTGTATTAACTGATTTACATAATAATGAAAAGGGGAGTAGTCAATATATTGCAATACCCATCCTAATAGAGAACACCCACCTGGTCAGCGCATCCTTAAAGGTGCAAGATAACCAAAGACCTGAGCAACCTGCACACAAAAGGTTCCCGATCATATTTAGTACATGTTGGATACTCCCAGTGCTTTCCAGAGCATCTTCGCCTTCAATTAACCCTTAAATCCTGAATCAGTACATTCTTTTGAACATCATGGTGTTATTCTCGGCATGGTTCTACTTGACGTGATGCTATTGCCTTCCTCATACCTGCAGAGTGATTTACACAGTCAGTTATAAAAGGGCTTACGGTTTAACATGAACTCCATAACATAGCACAAATTGGCATTTTCCACGTACTTAAATCAGTGCCTGAAGTGAACGGAGAAATAAATGACAGATCCTATAATAGATGAAAAGTGGTTTTAAAGAATAGTGGACATAGCTTCCAAATGAGTTGCCTCCTGACTTTACTAACACTAAGTAGTTTTTAAGAGGGTTGTGCAGATGATTGTTTGAAGGTTATATTTCTTATCAGATCTTGGCTGCAATATATCTGTTACATTGTAGGTAGGTTTCAGAAACAttatttaaaaatgctgttcttttCTGGAGTTTTTATGAGTTTATTGTATGTTACGTTCACCTTGTTTAAAAAATGTACCTAACATTATATTAACTCTTTTTGACTATTTATATATTCCAGTTCCTACCAGTTTAAAAAATTATGATGAACAGTTTATTTTGGATTCCCTATTTAAGAGAGTTAATTACACGAACAACTTTCTAGTTCATATCATTAgcactgcaaacacacacacacacacacacacacacacacacacacactacaatgcACTGATTTGTGACAACCACTAGTAATTGTAAATATGTGTCTTCTATGATTATGTTTACATTGTACAGAGCATTGATTTTAGGCATGTGGCTGCAGTTTTCACAATGTATTGTAACAGATATCAAACACATACCAGTGATTCAGATAATTAAACAGTTGGTACAGTTTATTCCTTGTCTCAAACCCAGGTGCTTTAGGGATTACATCAAAGTACGCATCATAAAAAGCTTGGCTGAATCCTCCAAACATTCGAGCAATGCCTAGTTCAAACTCGTGATGTCCATAAAATGACGCTGGATCAAATATAACTGGAAAAAATCCACAAGTGAATTTTAATTGCAATGAATTTCTAATAATTGAAGACTAcctattacattttattttgtacCTGGACCAGTTGCAGTTTCTGCTATATTGCCACCCCATAGATCACCATGCAGTAAGGCTGGCTGAATATCCAAACCTTCAAAAAACTTCGGGATCTTCAGCTGGAGCTCTGACCACAACTCTCGTACTTCAGGATCTCCACACTGCAGATGACAGAAATGTGTGTGGCTGCATAGACTATATATAAATATTGTGACATTTGAAACCAAatcactgtaaaagtcactgttatACCTTATCTAAGTGCGAAATATGCAAGCAACTGTAGGGAAAAAAATCTTTTGGAGAATTATGAGCAAGAACAAAGACTAAACTTTAACAAGTTTTGGTTTGGAATAGTTTCTTCTCAAAGATTCCCAGTATGTTAGCAACATAAATttaggttggggttgtttgggtgaggagaccagacagcaaggtcatcggtctcatcggattagggaaggaagtcagctgtgccctttcaaaggaaccatcccagcatttacctggagtgatttacggaaatcacagaaaacctaaatcaggatggccggacgcgggacatAAATTTAGGATCTGCACTCAATCTCTATCCTCTTCATCAACAGTAACAATCACAGATTGCTGACAGTGTTCCACATGCCTCTTTAAGTGTGAATAACTCTGTAAAAATTAACAActaagtgaggtggcgcagtggttatcacattgTACTCGCATCCAGGAGAatgactgttcaaacccgcatccaaccatcccgatttaggttttctgtgatttccctaaattgcttcagacaaacgccaggatggtttctttcaaagtgcacagccgatttccttccccatccttccctaaccccatgggaccaatgaccttgatgtttggtaccctccccccaaatcaaccaacccaaGTTAACAGCAGCAGTGTTGCCTGTGATCCATGCCAGGATGGACTGAGTGCAggtaatgaaaatttcaaaataggagAATTGGAGAGAGGAAAATTGGAGAGAGTACTCTTAGCCCAAGTACAGAGAGATAGATCATGACATCCATCTGGTAGAGAATATGGGAATTTAATGGGAAGTTATAAGTTATATTTcaccgctggccattaaaactgcaacatcatgaAGACAGAATACAACAAATGACAAATTGGCATGAAATGTGCAGGAAACTTGGATATGCAAATGGTCCGAAATTCACCACAACCACAGAGAGTAGGTAGAGTAACACCATCTTCAttctgcgcttaagaaaacgtttAAGCAGCAGGTTACTCATTCAAaaattgcatttgaatgttggttgtttgtgagaagattgtgttatGCCTCACATACGAAAGAGTAATGTCCACCAGCATTAGACTGCGAAAGGACCATGGCCTATGAACACTGCAGTTTATCATTCCACAATATTGCTGCTTATATCAGTTAGGATCTCACTAATGTCATACAAAAATAGAATTGATGTGATCAAGAAGCCCATACTCAACTCCATGAAGAATCTCAGGAGCACCATGAGACTACTGACCAAAAGCACAGACATGTTGTTCACTAGGCGCTGCACCATTGTACAGCAATGTCACATACTTTCCATCAGGAACTGGGCTTGTTTGCAGCTAGATAAGTAGTACCATGGACAGTCAGAATGATGACCATTGCGCAGGTTCCCTTGACACAGCAGAAGAGAAAGTTGTGCCaatgacaacactggacacaggagtgccACCACCTTGTTTCTCTGACAAGTTGTGGTTCTGCTTACAACTTCATGCTAGATGTATCCATGCAGGGAGGCTCTGAGGGGAATAAACACGGCAAGATTGCATTTGTCATTGTCATACAGGCCCAGCACCTgatgtgatcatacaggatgccaCTGAGTGCAGAACATGATCACCTCTGGCTCACGTAGCTGttaatttgtttctgaaatattgAGGTCAGTAGCTGTGCAGCATTTTTGGGGTCTTGAGATGTTGCCTTTCAACAAGGTGATGCAAGACTGAATGTTGCCCATGCCATCTTGATTTGCCTCAGTACAGAGGATGTCCAACTGTTGCATGTTCTCAAGATCTCTcatccattgaaaacatctggtcatgggatGTGGATACGACTGGTAAGCAACCACCGACAGCAACTGTTAATATTTTACTTATTCATCCTAGAATGTTATATATACACAAGgaaattttcattatttgcaaTTCTTCCTGGTGCTGAAATTTTGCAGTATAATATATTCTCTTTGTCATTTAGCAATTTGCAGAGTATGAATATAAAAAGCAAAGCAGTCCTCACTCCAAGGTTGGTTCGAGCACCACCATGCTACACTAGGTGTCGTCCTATTGATTTCTTCCAACCTTTGAAATAAGTGATCCAGCCAGTTATGCTGGACAATCGCAAAACCTCAAAGAGATACTGGAAATTACTGAATGAAGCATAGAAATTTGCACTGGTTGTGGTGTGCTGCAGATATGAAATCTAGTAAATTTATACAAAGTAGAAACACAATTACAGGTGGTCGCATGAGGTGGGGAATATCCTCTGGCTTCCCAAGCATTTGCCCGAAGTGATTCAGGAAAACTGTCCATAACCGAAGACAGGATGGCTGGGTAAGTTTTTGAGCCCTGTTCCTCCCTTTTTGATCATTTATAGAAATATCGATTATTTTAGACTATGTGCCACTATAGAAATAAAATTGTTGCTATGCTTCAGAGATTACCCTCTTACTGAAACTCTATAAAACCAGTTCAACTTTTCCCAACTGATCTGGGCCAATCCAGAGCAAGAAAAGAGATGGTGACCCAAACTTTACAGTAAAAGACTTTTTTCTTCAAGTAATTAATAATGACATCTAGTAAAGATTGCCAAAGAAATACAGATTTTCAAATGCTGCAAACAGCAACATGTTTGGCTCATACTTACATTTTTCTCAACAAGCCTGACTTGATGGTCAAGTCTATTTCTTGCAAAGAATGtctgaaaaatacagcaacaatggAATTACTATTTTAATCACTGCAGAAATACAATTACAGCTATACATAAGACCATGTAATAAGACATCTTTAAGAACTACTGCAACTACTACTAACAGTAAGTACAAGACCAAGTTTTCCCATGCTGATAATGCATGGTGTCCTCTCAGGTATGTCACTGACTAACTGAACATGTACTTCAGGGAGCACCTGATGATTACAAGTTGTGTTAGTGAAATGCTGTGCCAATCAGAGAAGGAAAAATTGATGACACATTCAAGAGAACATCATGCAAGACAGCGGGTAAAAAAACTGTTTATTTCCTACAcataataattaaaatgaaacatgtTATGAAATTTAGACTCTAAAACATTTAAGGTTTTTAGGATATACAGAAAGCAAATGGAAAACTGTCCATGGTATTTCAATGGGAAAGCCAACTTTCAGATTATATGTACACTAAGGTTAAAATGAGTTTTTCAAAGACAGGAGTATCTCTTAATTGTATTATTACTTGAATTGCAACAGTCAACAATTTGCAAATAGTCTCACTGACAACAGGAATAAAACTGTTTGTAAGTAGGCACTCCCTACCATAAACTTGCCAATAACAATTCCCACTCCAGTTAGCCTGGCCACCCACTGAGTGTGTATTTGGTAGACTCATTAGTCGGCCAATCGCTCAAGCTCATCCACTGTAGCCAATTAAAGACACAGAATCAGCCACCAATTAATACAAGTGACCTACATCATTAAATTATCAGGAGCAAATACATGTCTTGTGAGACAAAGTGTCCAGTGAAAAGAAAGGAGTACTGGCTGAAACCTACACTAACAAAGTAACCTATACTTCTGTGATACCTGCGCAGTGCTCGTGCAGGTTTTCAAGTGTTAAGTGAAAAATGGTCACTGCTGGTAACAAAGCTACATGACTGGAAACAATAGCCTACAGACCTGTGACAACAAAAGAGGTGTTGCCACAGAGAGGTATTCAAAACCTCATGCACAACTGGTCACAGTAGATAAGTGAAGCAACCATCCAAAGACCACTTTTAAGTGTCAGGGTTCTTCTTTCATTGTACGGACTACAGGAGAATTTCGTCACTAAGATGAAGCACAGGAGGGCAACAGGAGA
This window contains:
- the LOC124799048 gene encoding ketosamine-3-kinase-like isoform X3, with translation MFDGELESLKNIAATNTVRVPQPIVVLDNPRGGSVLVLEYVDMKTLSKFSKQLGQQLARLHLHNSELKTKASQGFVGQEENVSYVEKFGFHVTTCCGYIPLENEWCGDWPTFFARNRLDHQVRLVEKNCGDPEVRELWSELQLKIPKFFEGLDIQPALLHGDLWGGNIAETATGPVIFDPASFYGHHEFELGIARMFGGFSQAFYDAYFDVIPKAPGFETRNKLYQLFNYLNHWNHFGAGYRNQSLSIMKALLK